The DNA region CCGCCGAATCCCTGGATCAGCCGGCCGGCCACGATCCAGCCCATCGCGGGAGCGAGCGAACACAGCACGGCGCCGACGCCGAAGATCGCAACGCCCACGCAGTAGACCTGCCGGGCGCCGAGCGCGGTGGAGAGCACGCCGACGCAGCTCGCCGCGACGATCGAGGACGCCAGGTAGGCGGTAGTCGGCCAGCTCAGCATGGCGACGCCGCCGAGTTCGCCGACGATCGACGGCAGCACCGTCGTCAGCATCAGCACATTCATGGATTGCAGCAGCACACCGCCGAGCAGGATGGCCAGTGTCGAGATCCATTCGCGCTTGAGGAGCGATCGCCACCCCTCGCGGACTTCTTGTTGCTCCATGTCGGAGTTTCTCCTTCCGGACTGGCGCCAAGGCAGTTGCACGCGGCGGCGATTTCCGGTTATTTTAGATAGCATCTTGTTTCTAAAATAGGCCAATGAGTCAAGACGACGCGCGCAGCCAGGATCGCATCCTGTTCGAACTGAAGACGCGCGGCCCGCAGACGGCTGCCGGCATCGGCGCGCGCCTCGACATGACGCCTGCCGGTGCGCGCCAGCACCTGCTCAAACTCGAAGCGGTGGGCCTCGTCGAAAGCGGCGATGAACGCGAAGGGCGCGGGCGGCCGCGGAAGTATTGGCGGCTGACGGCGCGCGGCCACGCGCGCTTCCCCGACCGCCATTCCGACCTCACGCTTGATCTGCTGCGGTCGATGCATGAGGTGTTTGGCGAGCGCGGCCTGGAGACGCTGATCGCGCATCGCGAACGCGCCGGCATTGCCGACTACCGAAAGGCGGTCGGAACCGAGGGCTCACTCCGACAGCGGCTCATGGCGCTCGCACGGATCCGGAGCCGGGAAGGCTATATGGCGAGCGTGGTCAAGGACGCCGGCGGCTTCCTGCTGATCGAGAACCACTGCCCGATCTGCGCGGCGGCGGCAGCCTGTCAGGGCCTCTGCCGCTCCGAGCTTGCGGTGTTTCGCGCCGTGCTGGGCAGCGATGTCGTGGTCGAGCGCGTCGATCACATCCTGGCCGGTGCGCGGCGCTGCGCGTACCGGGTGATGCCGGCCGCGTGAGTCAGCTCGACGGCGTGCCCTGGCGCCACTGGCCGCCGGCGATCTTGGCGGCGGCGATCACGGCCTGGGTGCGGCTTTCGACGCCGAGCTTCTGCAGGATGGCCGAGACATGGGCCTTGATGGTCGCTTCCGAGACGCCGAGCTCGTAGGCGATCTGCTTGTTGAGCAGCCCCTCGGACAGCATCATCAGCACCCGCACCTGCTGCGGGGTCAGCGTCACCAGGCGGTCGCGCAGCCGCGTCATGTCGGGATCGCCGGCCGCCGACAGATCGGTGTCCGGCGGAACCCAGACGTCGCCCTCCATCACCTTCATGATGGCGTCACGCAGTGTCTCGACGCCGAAGCGCTTGGGGATGAAACCGGAGGCGCCGAAATCGAGCGAGCGGCGAATGGTTCCGGCATCGTCGCTGGCGGAAACGATGACCACAGGAATCGCCGGATACTGCGCCCGCAGATAGATCAGGCCGGAAAAGCCGCTGATCCCCGGCATGCTCAGGTCGAGCAGGATCAGATCGACCTCGGAGTCCCGCTCCAGCAGCGCGGTCAGGTCCTCGAACGATCCGGCCTCGCTGATCGTGGCCGAACTCACGACGCTGGACACCGCCTGACGCAACGCATCGCGGAACAGCGGATGGTCGTCGGCGATGACAAGATGAGTATTGGCAGCAGCAGTCATCTCAGTCCCACAAGCGGGCTTTGGCAAGCCCGCGCCGTTCGGTTGTCGCCCGCGTGGCAGTATCACGCAAGCCCTTGATAATACCAGATGCCAACGCAGTTAACCCGCCGAGCTTGTGCGCCGCAACAGACGCACGCGGGGACGTTCCATTTCATTCTACCCCTCGAAGATAAGTTCAAGCGTGCAAAAGCCAAAAGTCTTATTGGGACGGGTTTCACTGCGATGTTACCCTCGAATGAAGCCCAGGCTCATTCGAGCCTAGTCAGCCAGGCGGGGCTCGCATGGCAGCAATAATTCGGGGGGAGCAATCCAGATGTCCACAATGACTGCAACTTCGGCGCGGCCCGCCGGCATGACGAAGGATGAGCGTTTCGTCATCCTGGCGTCGTCGCTCGGCACCGTGTTCGAGTGGTACGACTTCTATCTCTACGGTTCACTGGCCGGCATCATCGGTGCGCAGTTCTTCTCCGACTATCCGCCGGCGACACGCGACATCTTCGCGTTGCTGGCCTTTGCCGCGGGCTTCCTGGTGCGTCCGTTCGGCGCCATCGTGTTCGGCCGGGTCGGCGACATCGTCGGCCGCAAATACACCTTCCTCGTCACCATCCTGATCATGGGCATGTCGACCTTCATCGTCGGCCTGTTGCCCAGCGCCAAGACCATCGGCATCGCGGCGCCGATCATCCTGATCTCGCTGCGCCTGTTGCAGGGCCTCGCGCTCGGCGGTGAGTATGGCGGTGCGGCGACCTATGTCGCCGAGCATGCGCCACAGGGCAAGCGCGGCTACTACACCTCGTTCATCCAGACCACGGCAACGCTCGGACTGTTCCTATCGCTGCTGGTGATCCTGTTCACCCGAACCTTCACCGGTGAGAAGGACTTCGCCGATTGGGGCTGGCGCATTCCGTTCCTGGTCTCGGTGCTGCTGCTCGGCATCTCGGTCTGGATCCGTCTGCGGTTGAACGAATCGCCGGTGTTCCAGCGGATGAAGGAGGAAGGCAAGACGTCCAAGGCGCCGCTGACCGAAGCCTTCGCGACCTGGAGCAACGCCAAGATCGTGATCCTCGCCTTGTTCGGCCTGACCATGGGCCAGGCAGTGATCTGGTACACGGGCCAGTTCTACGCGCTGTTCTTCCTGCAATCGATCCTCAAGGTCGACGGCTACACCGCCAACCTCCTGATCGCATGGTCGCTGTTGCTCGGCACCGGCTTCTTCCTGGTGTTCGGCGCGCTGTCGGACAAGATCGGCCGCAAGCCGATCATCCTGGCGGGCTGCCTGCTCGGCGCACTCACCTTGTTCCCGATTTTCAAGATGATCACAACCAACGCCAATCCGGCGCTGGAAAAGGCCTATGAGACGGTCAAGGTGCAGGTCGTTGCGGATCCCGCCGGCTGCGGCGATCTGTTCAATCCCGTCGGCACCCGCGTCTTCACGGCGCCTTGCGACACCGCCCGCGCTTTCCTCGCCCAGTCGTCGGTGAAGTACGCCACCGTGCCGGGCCCGGCCGGCTCGCCGGTGAAGGTCACCGTCAACGACAAGGACGTGCCGTACACGGACGCCAAGACGTCGAACCCCGCCATCACAGCGGCGGTGCAGGCGGCGGGCTATCCGAAGCCGGGTGACGCCGGCGTCGTGAAGATGTCGAACCCGTTCGACGTCTTCCGTCCGCAGGTGGCTGCGACCATCGGGCTGCTGTTCATCCTGGTGCTCTACGTCACCATGGTCTACGGCCCGATCGCCGCGATGCTGGTCGAACTGTTCCCGACCCGCATCCGCTACACCTCGATGTCGCTGCCCTATCACATCGGCAACGGCTGGTTCGGCGGCCTGCTCCCGGCGACCGCGTTCGCGATCACCGCCTCGACCGGCGATATCTACTCCGGTCTCTGGTATCCGATCATCTTCGCGGCAATCACCGTCGTGGTCGGCGCGCTGTTCATTCCGGAAACCAAGGACGTCGACATCACCAAGACCTGACCGCAGGTCCTGATCAGTCGTCATTCGCAATCAAAATGCATCGGCCGCGGAGCGATCCGCGGTCGATGTCGTTTTGGAAGCCAGGCCTTGGAAGCGAGGTCTAACCCGTCAGCGCGTGGCGCCGATGAATTGCAGCACGATCTCGCGCCGGTGCGCCCTGGCGCGATGCTCGATCAGATAGATGCCCTGCCAGGTGCCGAGCGCCATCTCGCCATCGAGCACCGGGACCTGCAGCGAGGTCGCCGTCAGCATGGTCTTGATGTGCGCCGGCATGTCATCGGGGCCTTCGGTGTCGTGACGCCAGCCGCCGTCTTCGGGCGCGGCGCGATCGAGCGCCGTCATCAGATCGACCAGCACCGTCGGATCGGCATTCTCCTGGATCGTCAGCGAGGCCGAGGTGTGACGGATGAACAGCGTCACCGCCCCCTCGCCGGCGCGCACCTCGCGCAGGAATTTCGCGACCTCGCGCGTGATGTCGGTGAAGCCGGCGCCGGACGTTTCGACCGTCAAGCGCGACGAGGCGATGCTGGTCGCTGCGACCGAGGATGGTGCCGAGCGCGACATGGTTCTCGCTGAATTCATCTGCAGTCTCTCAACTCGTCGTCCCGGCGAAGGCCGGGACCCATACCCCGCGGCCCCTCATGTTCAAAGACTCGGAGTGGATATCCTTTGTAACCAATACGCTTCGGTGGTTATGGGTCCCGGCTTTCGCCGGGACGACACCGTGGATGTTGCAAACGCCGTATCAAATCTTGCCGCCATTGACGTCGCGCTGCACGCGATTGGCCATCTCGATCAGCCGCCGCCAGGCCCGCTCCACGAACGACATCATGCGATCCATGTCGCGGTCGCTCGGCAGCGGGATCTCGATCTTGCGCTCGCCCTCGGCGACCTTCGGCTCAGCCTTCTTCAACGAATCCGATTTCGGCAACGCCTCGTCGGTCTTGGCCGATGGTGCGCGCGCGGCGAGCTCGCCTTTCAGCCTGTCATTGTCGGCCTGCAGGCGGCCGATCTCGGCATCCAGCGCTGCGCGCTCGTCGGGCACCATGTAACAGGCCCAGCCCGCGCTGGAATTGGTGCAGGTCGACACCGCACCGGTGCGGGTGTCGAGCCGCAGGAAGCCATCGCCGGCCGGTGACAACGCATAGCGGCCGTTCTCGGTATCGGGCGCGGTTTGCGCGAGCGCGGCGCCGCTTGAGATCAGGATGGCAACGATTGCGATGGACAATTTCGAGGACGACATCGCGATGGGCATGGCTTGCTCCGCCTCAACCTGATTCCTGCCCCTAGACCACAGAGCTATAGGGCTTGCGGCCTGACTTCAACGCGTCCTCGAGCAATTCGATCCGGTCCTGCCCCCAGAAGACCTCGCCATCGAGCACATAGCCGGGCGAGCCGAACACGCCGGCGTCCAATGCATTCTGGCGATTCTGCTCATAGACCGCGCTGATCGCATCGGAGCCCGAGCGCTCCACCAGCTGCCGGCCGGGCAAGCCTGCATCGTCGGCGAGCTTCACCAGCGTTGCAGCATCGGCAAGATTGAGCTCAAGCTCCCACACCGCGGGATAGGCGCGTTGCAAGAACGGCTCGGGGTCGAGGCCGGCCTCGAGCAGCGCGATCACGACGCCATCGGCAAGCCGCCCGTTGAACGGCCAATTGGCCGGCTGCAGGTGAAAATTCAGCCCGCGCTTGTCGCGCCAGCGCTGCAATTCGATCATCCGGTAGCGCTGCCGCACCGGATGGCGCTGGGCGAGCGGCAACCCGCCGGTCTCCGAGAACAAATCGACCAGCAGCACGGGCCGGTAATTTACCTTGAGATCGTAATCGTTTACGAGCCGCACGAAGGGCTTGTGACCGATATAGGCCCAGGGCGATTGCAGCGAGAAGTAGTAATCGATCTGGCGTGACATGCGGAACCCTGACTGCGTGAGAGGATAAGGACTTTCGGTGATCCCAGCAGAGCCGGAAATGCCAGGCAACATCGCTTCAAAGCATACAAGCTGTTGCACTGCGAACACTGCGTCACTCTGACCTTGAATATCTTCAAATAAATCCAGCAGAATCAAAGCAATAACTGGTTACGACGCAATCTTGACTTGATTAGACGCGGTAAGTATGGTCCGCGCGGCTTTTGACGGGGACGGGCGCAATTTCCATCATCCGCGGCTTCGGTTAGTGTTTGCAGCATGGCTGAGAACACCAACGACGGCGCAGGTGGAAGTCGCGATCAATCGCCTCCTGACGAAGCTGCGCTTTCCGCAAGGCTCGGAAGTCTCGATCATCGGTTGTCAGAAATTCGCGACAGCCGCAGGAGCAAGACTGATCAATCCGGTACTGAAAGCGGGGACAGTGCGGCCAGAGCTTCGGCGATGGCGCTCGGTTTTCGTCTTTCCTCGGAGCTGATCGCGGGCGTTGCCGTCGGAGCGGCGATTGGCTGGGGATTCGACCGTTTGCTGTCGACGTCGCCATTCGGCTTCATCGTGTTGACGCTGCTCGGCTTCGTCGCCGGCGTGTTCAACGTGGTGAGGTCCGCGGGCGTGGCCTCGGGCAAGCGCTGAGCGCTGGCGGGAAGTCACGACATTTGAAATTCGATTACCGGCACGATGGCCGGTGGACCAAGAGCCGCGCGGATGAAAATCGACCCGATCCACCAGTTCAATATCGAGCCCCTCTTCACGCTCGGCCACATCGGCAATCACACGATCGCCTTCACCAATTCGTCGCTCTACATGTTCATCGCGGTGCTGCTGATTGCACTGCTGATGCTGGCGAGCAGCCGGGATCTGGTTCCGGGACGGCTGCAGTCGGTCGCCGAGATCTCCTACGAGTTCGTCGCCAGCACGGTTCGCGGCAACGCCGGTGCGGAAGGCATGAAGTTCTTCCCGCTGATCTTCTCGCTCTTCATGTTCATCTGCGTCTCGAACCTCGTGGGCATCATCCCCTACACCTTCACGATCTCGAGCCACCTGATCGTCACCGCAGCCCTTGCACTCCTGGTGTTCTTCACCGTCCTGATCTACGGCCTCTACAAGAACGGTCTGAAATTCTTCAAGATCTTCGTCCCCTCCGGCGTTCCGCTGTACATCCTGCCGCTGGTCATGTTCATCGAGGTCCTGTCGTTCTTCCTGCGGCCGGTCTCGCACAGCGTGCGTCTGTTCGCCAACATGCTGGCCGGCCACATCGCGCTCAAGGTGTTCGCGGGCTTCGTCGCGATGCTCGGCTTCTCGCTGGGCGCACTCGGCTGGTTCGGCGGCGTGCTGCCGCTGGCGCTCACGGTCGCGCTGTACGCGCTCGAACTGCTGGTCGCGTTCCTGCAGGCCTACGTGTTCGCGATCCTGACCTGCATCTACCTCAACGACGCCATTCATCCGGGACACTAAGCGGTCCGGGGAATCTCCACCCACCAATCTGTCTATCTTTCTCAAGGAGCTACAAATGGAACCGGCAGCAGCAAAACTTATCGGCGCGGGCATCGCGTGCATCGGCATGGGCGGTGCGGGCGTCGGCGTGGGCATCATCTTCGGCAACTACCTCGCCGCTGCGGTGCGTAACCCCTCGGCCGCTCAGGGCCAGTTCGGCAACCTGATCTTCGGCTTCGCCGTGACCGAAGCGCTCGGCATCTTCTCGCTGCTGATCGCGCTGCTTCTGCTGTTCGTTCCGCTCTGAGCGGCACCCCGGTTCCGCTTTAGCGGCAACCCGGTTCCGCTCTCGCGGTAACCCGTCGCGCCGCCCAAAGGTCGTACAATGGGCGGCGCGCATGACAGCAACAGGAGAACACCGTGGCTGAGAGTCATGGCGAGGCAAAAGGCCAGAATGCCGGCGCCCACACCGAGGCCGATGGCGGACATCACGGCGGAACCTTTCCGCCGTTCGATTCCTCCAATTACGCCTCGCAGCTGGTGTCGCTGGCGATTGCATTTGTCGCGCTCTATCTGATCGTGTCGCGTATCGCCCTGCCGCGCGTCGGCGGGACGATCGATGCACGCCAGAACAAGATCGAGGGCGATCTGGCCGAAGCGCAGAAGCTGAAGGACGAGTCCGACGCGGCGCTGAAGGCCTATGAAACCGAGCTGGCGAATGCGCGCTCCAACGCGCAGGCGATCGGCAACGAGACCCGCGAGAAGCTGAACGCGGCCTCGGAAGTCGAGCGCAAGGCGCTGGAAGAGAAGCTGGCGGCCAAGCTCGCCG from Bradyrhizobium sp. B124 includes:
- a CDS encoding response regulator transcription factor, whose amino-acid sequence is MTAAANTHLVIADDHPLFRDALRQAVSSVVSSATISEAGSFEDLTALLERDSEVDLILLDLSMPGISGFSGLIYLRAQYPAIPVVIVSASDDAGTIRRSLDFGASGFIPKRFGVETLRDAIMKVMEGDVWVPPDTDLSAAGDPDMTRLRDRLVTLTPQQVRVLMMLSEGLLNKQIAYELGVSEATIKAHVSAILQKLGVESRTQAVIAAAKIAGGQWRQGTPSS
- a CDS encoding F0F1 ATP synthase subunit C, coding for MEPAAAKLIGAGIACIGMGGAGVGVGIIFGNYLAAAVRNPSAAQGQFGNLIFGFAVTEALGIFSLLIALLLLFVPL
- a CDS encoding F0F1 ATP synthase subunit A; this translates as MKIDPIHQFNIEPLFTLGHIGNHTIAFTNSSLYMFIAVLLIALLMLASSRDLVPGRLQSVAEISYEFVASTVRGNAGAEGMKFFPLIFSLFMFICVSNLVGIIPYTFTISSHLIVTAALALLVFFTVLIYGLYKNGLKFFKIFVPSGVPLYILPLVMFIEVLSFFLRPVSHSVRLFANMLAGHIALKVFAGFVAMLGFSLGALGWFGGVLPLALTVALYALELLVAFLQAYVFAILTCIYLNDAIHPGH
- a CDS encoding 2-hydroxychromene-2-carboxylate isomerase, translating into MSRQIDYYFSLQSPWAYIGHKPFVRLVNDYDLKVNYRPVLLVDLFSETGGLPLAQRHPVRQRYRMIELQRWRDKRGLNFHLQPANWPFNGRLADGVVIALLEAGLDPEPFLQRAYPAVWELELNLADAATLVKLADDAGLPGRQLVERSGSDAISAVYEQNRQNALDAGVFGSPGYVLDGEVFWGQDRIELLEDALKSGRKPYSSVV
- a CDS encoding metalloregulator ArsR/SmtB family transcription factor yields the protein MSQDDARSQDRILFELKTRGPQTAAGIGARLDMTPAGARQHLLKLEAVGLVESGDEREGRGRPRKYWRLTARGHARFPDRHSDLTLDLLRSMHEVFGERGLETLIAHRERAGIADYRKAVGTEGSLRQRLMALARIRSREGYMASVVKDAGGFLLIENHCPICAAAAACQGLCRSELAVFRAVLGSDVVVERVDHILAGARRCAYRVMPAA
- a CDS encoding AtpZ/AtpI family protein; translated protein: MAENTNDGAGGSRDQSPPDEAALSARLGSLDHRLSEIRDSRRSKTDQSGTESGDSAARASAMALGFRLSSELIAGVAVGAAIGWGFDRLLSTSPFGFIVLTLLGFVAGVFNVVRSAGVASGKR
- a CDS encoding secondary thiamine-phosphate synthase enzyme YjbQ, whose protein sequence is MNSARTMSRSAPSSVAATSIASSRLTVETSGAGFTDITREVAKFLREVRAGEGAVTLFIRHTSASLTIQENADPTVLVDLMTALDRAAPEDGGWRHDTEGPDDMPAHIKTMLTATSLQVPVLDGEMALGTWQGIYLIEHRARAHRREIVLQFIGATR
- a CDS encoding F0F1 ATP synthase subunit B, which translates into the protein MAESHGEAKGQNAGAHTEADGGHHGGTFPPFDSSNYASQLVSLAIAFVALYLIVSRIALPRVGGTIDARQNKIEGDLAEAQKLKDESDAALKAYETELANARSNAQAIGNETREKLNAASEVERKALEEKLAAKLADAEKQIATTRTNAMSNVRGIAADAAGAIVQQLAGVTPDANAVNSAVDASLKG
- a CDS encoding MFS transporter; its protein translation is MSTMTATSARPAGMTKDERFVILASSLGTVFEWYDFYLYGSLAGIIGAQFFSDYPPATRDIFALLAFAAGFLVRPFGAIVFGRVGDIVGRKYTFLVTILIMGMSTFIVGLLPSAKTIGIAAPIILISLRLLQGLALGGEYGGAATYVAEHAPQGKRGYYTSFIQTTATLGLFLSLLVILFTRTFTGEKDFADWGWRIPFLVSVLLLGISVWIRLRLNESPVFQRMKEEGKTSKAPLTEAFATWSNAKIVILALFGLTMGQAVIWYTGQFYALFFLQSILKVDGYTANLLIAWSLLLGTGFFLVFGALSDKIGRKPIILAGCLLGALTLFPIFKMITTNANPALEKAYETVKVQVVADPAGCGDLFNPVGTRVFTAPCDTARAFLAQSSVKYATVPGPAGSPVKVTVNDKDVPYTDAKTSNPAITAAVQAAGYPKPGDAGVVKMSNPFDVFRPQVAATIGLLFILVLYVTMVYGPIAAMLVELFPTRIRYTSMSLPYHIGNGWFGGLLPATAFAITASTGDIYSGLWYPIIFAAITVVVGALFIPETKDVDITKT